One segment of Apus apus isolate bApuApu2 chromosome 1, bApuApu2.pri.cur, whole genome shotgun sequence DNA contains the following:
- the VEGFD gene encoding vascular endothelial growth factor D, with protein sequence MYKPWATVNIFIVSFLHLLQGSDYENGSVKRTSLTAWERSEQQIRRASSLEELLRITHSEDWKLWKCRLKLKSLANLDSRSASHRSTRFAAAFYDIDTLKVIDEEWQKTQCVPRETCVEVAKELGTTTNKFFKPPCVNVFRCGGCCNEESLSCMNTSTTYVSKTLFEISVPLTSVPEPVPIKIANHTGCKCQSNTQRHQYTIIRRSVQYPEEDGCPFTNKLCHNGWIWDSDKCECVLDVQHPNRRDGLPSLAELAMCGQHMEFDEENCECICRQKCPTDFFQSKENCSCYLCRESQESCALKHKIFHAETCSCEDKCPPQPRTCPTAKPMCPRHCRCPKEKRGSHGSQSRETP encoded by the exons AGGACATCTCTTACAGCATGGGAGCGATCAGAACAGCAGATCAGGAGAGCATCCAGCCTGGAAGAGCTGCTTCGTATCACTCACTCTGAGGACTGGAAGCTGTGGAAATGCAGGCTAAAACTCAAAAGTCTGGCCAATTTAGACTCCCGCTCTGCATCACATCGCTCCACCagatttgctgctgctttctatGATATTGATACACTGAAAG TCATCGATGAGGAATGGCAAAAGACTCAATGTGTGCCAAGGGAAACCTGCGTGGAAGTTGCCAAGGAGCTGGGTACAACAACCAACAAATTCTTCAAGCCTCCCTGTGTGAACGTGTTCAGATGTGGAGGCTGCTGCAATGAAGAGAGTCTGAGCTGCATGAACACAAGTACAACTTACGTGTCAAAAACG CTCTTTGAGATCTCAGTTCCCTTGACAAGTGTTCCCGAGCCAGTGCCAATCAAAATTGCCAACCACACAGGCTGTAAGTGTCAATCAAACACCCAGCGCCATCAGTACACCATCATACGAAGATCTGTCCAGTACCCAGAAGAAGATGG gtgCCCCTTTACCAACAAACTTTGCCATAATGGCTGGATCTGGGATAGTGACAAATGTGAATGTGTTCTAGATGTACAGCACCCCAACAGACGAGATG GACTCCCTTCCCTCGCTGAGCTGGCTATGTGTGGACAACATATGGAATTTGATGAAGAAAATTGTGAATGCATCTGTAGACAGAAGTGTCCCACAGATTTCTTTCAGAGTAAAGAGAACTGCAGTTGCTATTTGTGTAGGGAGAGCCAAGAGAGCTGTGCTCTAAAACACAAGATATTTCATGCTGAAACCTGCAG CTGTGAGGACAAATGCCCACCCCAACCCAGAACATGCCCAACTGCAAAACCAATGTGTCCCAGGCATTGTCGTTGTCCAAAGGAGAAGAGAGGTTCTCATGGGTCCCAAAGCAGAGAAACTCCTTGA